In Pedobacter sp. WC2423, the following are encoded in one genomic region:
- a CDS encoding DUF6443 domain-containing protein has protein sequence MNRAFLYQISVISCFLMLLPCFFSQVMAQSSDQNYIQTVKVRVSGLTTEAAVSSAMSNKNNAQVTIQYLDGLGRPMQVVQRQGSPLGKDIIQPIAYDSLGREIKSYLPYVSGVSSGIYQPGALSGQQAFYNSPPTGVVGIPSISGQAAYSETKFEASALNRVQQQGFPGADWKIGGTHTRKQGYGFNGANDVRLWKMTDTGAVGTTYFPKARLYTDTLADENGNKNITYTDLEGKVILKRVQDNSGYLSTYYVYDELNNLRYVIPPGFIAAVFSESNASFDRYIYAYHYNGKRQVIEKKIPARGWDYMVYNRIDHLVMSQTATQRANAPQEWTIFKFDELGRPVLSGIYVHTGSAANTSYRTVQQAAVDVNSNYWENSTLTGTGYTANTYPTSWASTLSINYYDNYNFPGGTTYSYAAASTMTNGLLTGTKINVLGTSNLLLSLNFYNNKGQLEKYFSQHYRGGVVSTGNYDEVSSTYLFSGELATSTRKHFAGGSQAVQIAMRYLYDHMGRKTKTYQQMDTNTEVLLSEIAYNELGQPYTKSLHNGLQTTTFSYNSRGWLTGSSTPLFALQLKYNDGSIPCYNGDITEQRWGTPGSLGKSYTYSYDKLSRLTDGVSGTGNHEKEISYDVMGNILSLKRDAAVQNYTYTGNRLNSVSGGVSRSYTYDVNGNALTDGISTITYNFLDLPATVTSGGVTTAYTYDGAGNKLRKVTGSAVTEYIAGIQYTGSTIDFILTEEGLVRKSGSNYLYQYDLKDHLGNSRLSFDIFNNAPREVQHDDYYPFGKAFNSWTFGQRNNYLYNSKELQGEWGRYDYGARFYDPVIGRFNTVDRLSEVSRRFSPYIYGNNNPIRFIDPDGMAVEDMVDGVRYTGDDAISAFNQLKSQLRSSQNSDGGKKKKGKDKVPLSGSEQIAIGLRNYGGDYSGSAFDWAMYSLDQLNQFNPIANVWDGITGSIDGTDRLGNPQSDFETGLKYASSIPIGKVAGAVANAAEKVELAVLRKGIATALSNSNNISHIMQSKHGLEGILKIAGSEKNVVRKLFLSLGQQSSLPASGNFERIISVYGKQVTVRGAVVSGIPRISTAFIP, from the coding sequence ATGAACAGAGCTTTTTTATACCAGATATCAGTGATTTCTTGCTTCCTGATGTTGTTGCCATGTTTTTTTAGTCAGGTGATGGCGCAGTCTTCAGATCAGAATTATATCCAGACTGTTAAAGTACGGGTAAGCGGTTTAACCACAGAAGCAGCGGTCAGCAGTGCGATGAGCAATAAAAACAATGCGCAGGTCACCATCCAGTACCTGGACGGGCTTGGAAGGCCAATGCAGGTGGTACAGCGGCAAGGCAGCCCGCTGGGCAAGGATATAATTCAGCCCATTGCCTATGATAGTCTTGGCCGCGAGATTAAATCTTATCTGCCTTATGTCTCTGGGGTAAGCAGTGGGATTTACCAGCCGGGTGCACTGAGCGGGCAGCAGGCCTTTTACAATAGCCCGCCTACCGGTGTGGTCGGTATTCCCAGCATATCCGGGCAGGCAGCTTACTCGGAAACCAAATTCGAGGCTTCTGCTCTGAACAGGGTACAGCAGCAGGGGTTCCCCGGTGCGGACTGGAAAATTGGTGGCACCCATACCAGGAAGCAGGGATATGGGTTTAACGGGGCCAATGACGTGCGGTTATGGAAGATGACAGATACCGGGGCTGTGGGGACTACTTATTTCCCTAAAGCCAGACTATATACAGATACTCTGGCAGATGAAAATGGGAATAAAAATATCACCTACACAGACCTCGAGGGTAAAGTTATTTTAAAAAGGGTTCAGGACAACAGTGGTTACCTCAGTACCTATTATGTATATGACGAGCTGAATAACCTGAGGTATGTGATTCCACCGGGCTTTATAGCTGCCGTGTTTTCCGAGAGTAATGCAAGCTTTGACCGCTACATCTATGCTTATCATTATAATGGCAAAAGACAGGTCATAGAGAAGAAAATCCCGGCAAGGGGCTGGGATTATATGGTTTATAACAGGATTGACCACCTGGTGATGTCCCAGACTGCTACCCAGCGGGCCAATGCACCCCAGGAGTGGACGATCTTTAAATTCGATGAACTTGGCCGCCCGGTATTAAGCGGGATTTATGTCCATACAGGCAGTGCCGCTAATACCAGTTACAGGACGGTTCAGCAGGCAGCTGTCGATGTCAATAGTAATTATTGGGAAAACAGTACCCTGACCGGTACAGGGTATACGGCCAATACTTATCCCACCAGCTGGGCCAGCACCTTAAGCATCAATTATTATGACAATTACAATTTCCCCGGGGGGACGACTTATAGTTATGCTGCGGCCAGCACAATGACCAATGGGCTTTTGACCGGCACTAAAATCAATGTACTGGGTACCTCAAACCTGCTGTTAAGTCTCAATTTCTATAACAACAAGGGACAGCTGGAAAAATACTTCAGCCAGCATTACCGGGGCGGTGTAGTGAGTACCGGTAATTATGACGAGGTCAGTAGTACCTATCTGTTTAGCGGTGAACTGGCCACCAGCACGAGGAAACATTTTGCAGGAGGCAGCCAGGCCGTGCAAATTGCGATGCGTTATCTATATGACCACATGGGGCGCAAAACGAAAACCTACCAGCAGATGGATACCAATACAGAAGTGCTGCTTTCGGAAATCGCCTACAATGAACTCGGACAGCCCTATACCAAAAGTTTGCATAACGGTTTGCAGACCACGACATTCAGCTACAACAGCCGGGGCTGGTTAACAGGCAGTTCTACACCGCTTTTTGCGCTGCAGCTCAAATACAATGATGGCAGTATCCCGTGCTACAATGGTGACATTACCGAACAAAGATGGGGAACGCCTGGAAGCCTGGGCAAGTCTTATACCTATAGCTATGATAAACTTAGCCGGCTGACCGACGGGGTTTCCGGAACAGGTAACCATGAAAAGGAAATCAGTTATGATGTGATGGGCAATATCCTCTCGCTCAAAAGGGATGCAGCGGTACAGAACTACACCTATACCGGTAACCGGTTAAATAGTGTTAGTGGTGGTGTTAGCCGGTCATATACCTATGATGTGAACGGCAATGCACTGACTGACGGGATCAGCACGATCACTTATAATTTCCTGGATCTTCCAGCGACAGTGACCAGTGGAGGGGTAACCACTGCTTATACCTATGATGGGGCAGGAAATAAGTTAAGAAAGGTCACCGGTTCAGCAGTGACTGAATATATTGCCGGGATACAATATACAGGAAGCACCATTGATTTTATTCTGACTGAAGAAGGACTGGTGAGAAAAAGCGGGTCAAATTATTTATATCAGTATGATTTGAAAGACCATCTGGGCAATAGCAGGTTGTCATTTGATATTTTTAACAATGCGCCCCGTGAAGTACAGCACGATGATTATTATCCTTTTGGGAAGGCGTTTAACAGCTGGACATTTGGTCAGCGAAATAATTATCTTTATAATAGCAAGGAGTTACAGGGAGAATGGGGAAGATACGATTATGGGGCAAGGTTCTATGACCCGGTAATAGGGCGTTTCAATACAGTAGACCGATTAAGTGAAGTAAGTAGACGTTTTTCACCCTATATCTATGGTAACAATAATCCAATCAGATTTATCGATCCCGATGGTATGGCTGTTGAGGATATGGTTGATGGTGTTAGATATACTGGGGATGATGCTATATCAGCTTTTAATCAATTAAAGTCGCAGCTTAGATCTTCCCAAAATAGTGATGGTGGTAAGAAAAAAAAAGGCAAAGATAAAGTTCCTTTATCAGGATCTGAACAGATCGCAATAGGATTGAGAAATTATGGTGGTGATTATTCTGGTAGTGCGTTTGATTGGGCAATGTATTCTTTGGATCAACTTAACCAATTTAATCCTATAGCTAATGTTTGGGATGGAATAACTGGTTCAATAGATGGCACTGATAGGCTCGGTAATCCTCAGAGTGATTTCGAAACGGGCTTAAAGTATGCTTCCAGTATTCCAATCGGTAAAGTTGCTGGTGCAGTCGCAAACGCAGCAGAAAAAGTTGAATTGGCTGTATTAAGGAAAGGTATTGCGACGGCTCTTTCAAATTCAAATAATATTAGTCATATTATGCAATCTAAGCATGGTTTGGAAGGGATATTAAAAATAGCTGGAAGTGAAAAGAATGTTGTTCGTAAATTGTTTTTATCGTTAGGACAACAATCCTCTTTACCTGCTTCAGGCAATTTCGAAAGAATTATTAGTGTATATGGTAAACAAGTTACAGTACGTGGCGCAGTAGTATCAGGAATACCTAGGATCTCAACTGCTTTCATACCTTAA
- a CDS encoding DUF4304 domain-containing protein codes for MFQTHNLSSEITVFTINIGVYSNSLKVFDQPGIKSKPLVADCHWRQRIGFLLPEQKDYWWHINDNISLDYLITEVTNVLISIAIPEIKRHITDKSLEENWMNRTSAGLTEQQMYLYLIALLKARGSDDLGKKVEELKSLSKGKPFEQNIKDCLLDLGINA; via the coding sequence TTGTTTCAAACTCATAATCTCTCTTCTGAAATCACAGTATTTACCATAAATATTGGTGTTTATTCCAATTCTTTAAAAGTATTCGATCAACCAGGGATAAAGTCAAAACCTTTAGTAGCCGATTGTCATTGGCGCCAGCGAATAGGTTTCTTGTTACCTGAACAAAAAGATTATTGGTGGCATATTAACGATAATATTTCTTTAGATTACTTAATAACCGAAGTGACTAATGTATTAATATCTATAGCTATACCAGAAATAAAAAGACATATTACTGATAAAAGTTTGGAAGAAAATTGGATGAATAGAACTTCTGCTGGTCTAACTGAACAACAAATGTATCTTTATTTAATTGCCTTACTTAAGGCTAGAGGTAGTGATGATTTAGGGAAAAAGGTTGAAGAGTTGAAATCTTTATCCAAAGGAAAACCCTTTGAACAAAACATTAAAGATTGCTTACTTGACTTAGGAATTAATGCTTAA
- the ychF gene encoding redox-regulated ATPase YchF, translated as MALQCGIVGLPNVGKSTLFNCLSNAKAQAANFPFCTIEPNIGIITVPDERLTKLAELVKPNRVVPNTIEIVDIAGLVKGASKGEGLGNQFLGNIRATNAIIHVLRCFDDGNVIHVDGSVDPIRDKEIIDTELQLKDLDTVEKRIQKVEKLAKTDKEAKKTFEILSVIKPHLESGQSVRSAALTEEDFDFIQDLGLLTQKPVMYVCNVDENSVINGNAYVDLVKEKVKGENAEVLIISAKIESEIAELESYEERQEFLSDLGLTESGVNKLILAAYRLLNLYTYFTSGVQEVRAWTITKGFTAPQAAGVIHTDFEKGFIRAEVIKYNDFITLGSENACKDAGKLGVEGKTYVVEDGDIMHFRFNV; from the coding sequence ATGGCATTACAATGTGGGATAGTTGGTTTACCAAATGTTGGAAAATCCACCTTATTTAACTGTTTATCAAACGCAAAAGCTCAGGCTGCAAATTTTCCTTTCTGTACAATCGAACCTAATATTGGTATCATTACGGTTCCTGATGAGCGTTTAACCAAGCTTGCTGAGCTGGTCAAACCAAATCGCGTAGTTCCGAATACAATCGAAATTGTTGACATCGCTGGTTTGGTAAAAGGTGCATCCAAAGGTGAAGGATTGGGAAACCAGTTTTTAGGAAACATCAGAGCTACGAATGCAATCATTCACGTTCTTCGTTGTTTTGACGATGGAAATGTAATCCATGTGGATGGTTCTGTTGACCCTATCCGTGATAAAGAGATTATCGATACTGAATTACAGCTTAAGGATTTGGATACGGTAGAAAAACGTATTCAGAAAGTGGAGAAACTGGCTAAAACAGATAAGGAAGCTAAAAAGACTTTTGAAATTCTGAGCGTAATCAAGCCTCACCTGGAAAGCGGACAATCTGTTCGTTCGGCAGCTTTGACTGAAGAAGATTTCGACTTTATCCAGGATTTAGGTCTGTTAACACAGAAACCTGTCATGTACGTTTGTAATGTAGATGAGAATTCTGTAATCAATGGAAATGCTTATGTTGACCTGGTAAAGGAAAAGGTGAAAGGCGAAAACGCAGAAGTATTGATTATCTCTGCTAAAATTGAATCTGAAATTGCTGAACTGGAAAGCTATGAAGAACGTCAGGAGTTTTTATCTGATTTGGGATTAACTGAATCTGGTGTAAATAAACTGATCCTTGCGGCTTACCGTTTACTGAATTTATATACTTATTTCACTTCAGGTGTTCAGGAAGTAAGAGCCTGGACAATTACTAAAGGTTTTACTGCGCCTCAGGCTGCTGGTGTAATCCACACAGATTTTGAAAAAGGATTTATCCGTGCTGAGGTAATTAAATATAATGACTTCATTACTTTAGGGTCAGAAAATGCTTGTAAGGATGCCGGAAAACTTGGTGTTGAAGGTAAAACTTACGTAGTTGAGGATGGTGATATCATGCACTTCCGTTTCAACGTATAA
- a CDS encoding DUF5362 family protein yields the protein MDNFEEIEPELQEDAEVDALWITEDIRSYIYQAAKWTRFLSIVGFVFAAMFVMSAFSVGAIYSTLSSAMPGNPLLKLGPAVLTVFYLLIGLLQFYPSFLLYKFSTSANKAVLFADQPSLGEAMSKLKSFFKFWGVMTIVLIAMYILMIIMVVAFAGQAPA from the coding sequence ATGGACAACTTTGAAGAAATAGAACCAGAATTGCAGGAGGATGCGGAGGTTGATGCATTATGGATTACCGAGGATATACGCAGTTATATCTATCAGGCGGCGAAGTGGACGAGATTTCTATCAATTGTAGGCTTTGTATTCGCAGCTATGTTTGTGATGTCTGCGTTTAGCGTAGGAGCAATTTATTCGACTTTAAGCTCAGCCATGCCAGGCAACCCTTTGCTGAAATTAGGGCCAGCGGTACTGACTGTCTTTTATTTGCTAATCGGACTTTTACAGTTTTACCCTAGCTTTTTACTTTATAAATTCTCTACTTCAGCTAATAAAGCTGTTTTATTTGCTGATCAGCCAAGCTTAGGTGAAGCCATGAGCAAGTTAAAATCATTCTTTAAATTCTGGGGAGTAATGACTATTGTACTGATCGCAATGTATATCCTGATGATTATCATGGTAGTTGCTTTTGCAGGACAAGCACCAGCTTAA
- a CDS encoding SRPBCC family protein — MEAPKTHLKLRSGKFSIEKHQYSNVGLTERFVSVFAGAILLNKSLSNPFRPRFLYGAYLTYRGFSGHCLFYEQLGIDARKPQAINVRGEFVIDRPAAEVYSYWRNLKNLPGSLNYLMDVKMIDEHLSLWKSKVLGNLIPVDWKAEIVKDEPGHLIGWKSTADSVLRHVGRVEFEETPDGLGTVLKIVISYHPPAGGLGIGVARLLNPYLEHLLTKEIKTFKHQVELPV, encoded by the coding sequence ATGGAAGCGCCAAAGACACATCTAAAGTTACGTTCAGGTAAATTCTCTATTGAAAAACATCAATATTCAAATGTAGGTTTAACAGAACGTTTTGTTTCTGTATTTGCCGGGGCTATCTTATTAAACAAAAGCCTGAGCAATCCTTTCAGACCAAGATTCTTATATGGTGCCTACCTTACCTACAGAGGATTCAGCGGACATTGTCTGTTCTATGAGCAATTAGGTATCGATGCCAGAAAACCACAAGCAATCAATGTGCGTGGTGAATTTGTGATCGACAGACCTGCTGCCGAAGTATACAGTTACTGGAGAAATCTGAAAAACCTGCCAGGAAGTTTAAATTACCTGATGGACGTGAAGATGATCGATGAACATTTATCGCTCTGGAAGAGTAAGGTACTGGGAAATTTAATCCCGGTTGACTGGAAGGCAGAAATCGTAAAAGATGAACCCGGACATCTGATCGGCTGGAAATCAACTGCTGATTCTGTACTGCGTCATGTGGGAAGAGTAGAGTTTGAAGAAACTCCGGATGGACTGGGTACTGTCCTTAAGATTGTTATTTCTTATCACCCGCCCGCAGGAGGGCTTGGAATAGGTGTTGCCAGGTTATTAAATCCTTATTTAGAGCACTTGCTCACCAAGGAGATTAAAACTTTCAAACACCAGGTAGAATTACCTGTATAA
- a CDS encoding efflux RND transporter permease subunit: MNKFIKTIIGFSLKNKIFIFFATLVMIVAGYLSFKHTTIEAFPDVTNTNVTIITQWPGRSAEEVEKFVTRPLEIAMNPTEKRTSIRSSSLFGLSIVKITFEDDVDYAFARVQVNNHIAEADIPAGVNPEVEPPYGPTGEIFRYTLKSDKKSIRELKTLQDWVVERELLSVPGIADVVSFGGEVKTYQITVDPQKSIQYGVTAAELFEAVSKSNINVGGDVINQGGQAYVVRGIGVLNNIDEINNVIVDNVNGTPVYVKTIADVTESALPRLGQVGRDNDPDVVEGIVVMRKGENPSEVLTRLKEKIKDINDNILPPDVKINTFYDRENLVNFAIHTVMHNMMEGIIFVTVIVFLFMADWRTTLIVSIIIPLALLFAFICLKLKGMSANLLSMGAIDFGIIIDGAVVMVEGIFVALDHRAQAAGMQKFNGLSKLGIIKRACLENGKGIFFAKLIIITGLLPIFTFEKVEGKMFSPLAWTLSFALLGALILTFTLVPALASVLLNKNVKEKHNFFLRAITNGTIRFYNACFKARKLVFGISLVILVLGLFSFKFLGTEFLPSLDEGSIYVRASAPLSISLDETKKLSNEIRKIFLHFDEVKQVVSQTGRPNDGTDATGFYNMEFLVDIYPKDEWKRKESKEQLIQRMQERLKGYPGISLNFSQPISDNVEEAVSGVKGSIVVKMFGNDFGFIEKQEEKIENILKTVKGIEDLGILRNLGQPELQINLNQTKMALYGIRAEDANAVIEMAIGGKAATQIYEGERKFELRIRYPDSFRQNEESIGNLRIQSLSGAKVPLSEISTIKKVTGPSIIYRDKHQRYGAIKFSIRGRDMGSTIAEAQAKVNSVIKLPKEYKLQWAGDFENQQRATARLSQAVPISLLLIFFILFVLFGNIKDSLLVLNNVPFAMVGGVLALLASGVNFNISAGIGFIALFGICVQNGVILLTKFKSNIAELKYHPTWSFPDALKDGIATRLRPVIMTAMMAAIGLMPAALSTGIGSEASKPLAIVVIGGLITNTLFSLFVYPIVFYWAYHKKARHLTDTRDTAGVAHH, translated from the coding sequence ATGAATAAATTCATTAAGACGATCATAGGTTTTTCCCTAAAAAATAAGATCTTCATTTTCTTTGCTACCCTGGTGATGATCGTAGCTGGTTACCTGAGCTTTAAGCACACCACCATCGAGGCTTTTCCAGATGTAACCAATACGAATGTTACGATTATTACACAATGGCCGGGCCGTAGTGCCGAGGAGGTAGAAAAGTTTGTAACCAGACCGCTTGAAATAGCAATGAACCCGACCGAAAAAAGAACCAGTATCCGTTCTTCTTCGCTATTTGGTTTATCTATCGTTAAAATAACATTTGAAGACGATGTAGATTATGCCTTTGCAAGAGTTCAGGTTAACAATCACATTGCCGAAGCAGATATCCCGGCAGGTGTAAATCCTGAAGTTGAACCTCCTTACGGGCCAACGGGTGAGATTTTCCGTTATACTTTAAAAAGCGACAAGAAATCAATCCGGGAATTAAAAACATTGCAGGATTGGGTAGTAGAGAGAGAATTGCTTTCTGTACCAGGCATCGCCGATGTGGTGAGTTTTGGTGGAGAGGTTAAAACCTACCAGATTACTGTTGATCCACAAAAATCTATACAATATGGAGTAACTGCAGCTGAACTTTTCGAGGCGGTATCCAAAAGTAATATCAACGTGGGTGGTGATGTAATCAACCAGGGCGGTCAGGCTTATGTAGTTCGTGGAATTGGCGTACTCAATAATATTGATGAGATCAACAATGTGATTGTAGACAATGTAAACGGGACACCAGTTTATGTAAAAACCATTGCCGACGTCACAGAGAGTGCTTTACCAAGATTGGGGCAGGTTGGCAGGGACAATGACCCTGATGTGGTAGAAGGGATTGTAGTGATGCGTAAAGGCGAAAACCCGAGCGAGGTATTAACCCGGTTAAAAGAGAAGATTAAAGATATCAATGATAATATCCTGCCGCCGGATGTGAAGATCAATACTTTCTATGACAGAGAGAACCTGGTAAATTTCGCAATCCATACGGTAATGCACAATATGATGGAGGGGATTATCTTCGTTACTGTTATTGTGTTCTTATTCATGGCAGACTGGCGGACTACGCTGATTGTGTCTATCATCATTCCACTGGCTTTACTATTTGCCTTTATTTGTTTGAAATTAAAGGGAATGTCTGCCAACTTACTGTCGATGGGGGCGATTGACTTCGGTATTATTATAGACGGGGCCGTGGTGATGGTCGAGGGAATTTTTGTTGCCCTGGATCACCGTGCGCAGGCTGCCGGAATGCAAAAATTCAATGGCCTGAGTAAACTCGGGATCATTAAAAGAGCTTGTTTAGAGAATGGTAAAGGTATATTCTTTGCCAAACTAATTATCATTACAGGGTTACTACCTATTTTTACCTTTGAGAAAGTTGAGGGGAAAATGTTCTCCCCATTGGCATGGACGTTAAGTTTTGCTTTACTGGGTGCATTGATCCTCACTTTTACTCTGGTACCTGCACTGGCAAGTGTCCTGTTAAACAAAAATGTAAAAGAGAAACACAACTTCTTTCTGCGTGCCATTACCAATGGAACAATCCGGTTTTACAATGCTTGTTTCAAAGCGAGAAAACTGGTATTCGGCATCTCACTGGTGATCCTGGTCCTGGGCTTATTCAGTTTCAAATTCCTGGGTACAGAGTTTCTGCCATCGCTTGATGAGGGCTCTATTTATGTGCGTGCAAGTGCACCGCTGAGTATCTCATTAGATGAAACTAAAAAACTATCTAATGAGATCCGCAAGATCTTCCTTCATTTTGATGAGGTCAAACAAGTAGTCTCTCAAACCGGAAGACCTAATGATGGTACTGATGCGACAGGTTTTTACAATATGGAATTCCTGGTTGACATTTATCCGAAGGATGAATGGAAGCGCAAAGAGAGTAAAGAGCAGCTGATTCAGCGCATGCAAGAGCGGTTAAAAGGTTATCCGGGGATTAGTCTTAACTTCTCTCAGCCAATCTCTGACAACGTAGAAGAAGCAGTATCCGGCGTAAAAGGATCGATTGTAGTCAAAATGTTCGGGAATGACTTTGGTTTCATCGAGAAACAGGAAGAAAAGATCGAAAACATCCTGAAAACAGTTAAAGGCATTGAAGATTTAGGGATTTTAAGAAACTTAGGACAACCTGAATTACAAATCAACCTGAATCAGACAAAAATGGCCTTATATGGAATAAGGGCAGAAGATGCAAATGCTGTTATTGAAATGGCGATTGGCGGAAAAGCAGCGACCCAGATCTATGAAGGTGAACGTAAGTTTGAGCTGAGGATCAGGTATCCTGATTCTTTCAGACAAAATGAGGAATCTATTGGTAACCTGAGAATACAAAGCCTTTCGGGCGCAAAAGTACCACTGAGTGAAATTTCCACGATTAAAAAAGTAACCGGCCCAAGTATTATATACCGTGATAAACACCAGCGGTATGGGGCGATTAAATTCTCGATCAGGGGAAGAGATATGGGAAGCACTATTGCAGAAGCACAAGCGAAAGTAAATTCAGTAATTAAATTACCTAAAGAATATAAACTGCAATGGGCTGGAGATTTTGAAAATCAGCAGCGTGCAACAGCGAGGTTGTCTCAGGCAGTTCCAATCAGTTTATTGCTGATCTTCTTTATCCTGTTTGTTTTATTCGGAAATATTAAAGATTCATTGCTGGTACTGAACAATGTTCCTTTTGCCATGGTCGGCGGTGTTTTAGCGCTGCTGGCATCCGGTGTCAATTTTAACATCTCGGCCGGTATTGGTTTTATAGCCTTATTCGGGATCTGTGTACAGAACGGGGTAATTTTACTGACCAAGTTCAAGTCAAACATAGCAGAACTGAAGTACCACCCTACCTGGTCATTTCCAGATGCTTTGAAGGATGGTATTGCGACCAGGCTGCGTCCGGTAATTATGACCGCTATGATGGCTGCAATTGGACTTATGCCTGCTGCACTGTCAACAGGAATTGGTTCTGAGGCTTCAAAACCTCTGGCGATTGTTGTAATTGGAGGTTTAATTACAAATACCTTATTCAGTTTATTTGTGTACCCGATTGTATTTTATTGGGCTTATCATAAAAAAGCCAGACACCTGACAGACACCAGGGATACGGCAGGAGTAGCGCATCATTAA
- a CDS encoding efflux RND transporter periplasmic adaptor subunit, whose product MQTQTKQLSRLTIGVITAFIFLQSCTEHVKEPPKDEKFALTDSLINRLLIDTVRNPNSETDLSFSAKIAPNEETTAKIFPMVSGNVRSVPVKLGDRVTKGQVLATMGSPEMAGYDKEAISSSAELRNAARSMKLAEDLYKSGLSSARDLEEAKNNYLVKQAEEKRSKAVLNLNGGSVNGTYTLKSPISGFVIEKNVNSNMQLRPDNSQSLFTVADLSTVWALINIYESDIASIKEGDEVKIAILSYPEKVFTGKIDKIYNILDEDSKVMHARVSIPNPGYLLKPGMMGTVQIASKSDVNLPSINANNIIFDENKNYVLVLDKVKKVRIQQVEIGRKSGDKAYISKGLQPGDRIVASKQVFLYESLKD is encoded by the coding sequence ATGCAAACCCAAACCAAACAACTCAGCAGGCTGACTATTGGCGTAATTACCGCTTTCATATTTTTACAAAGCTGTACAGAACACGTTAAAGAACCGCCCAAAGATGAAAAATTCGCCCTTACTGATTCCCTGATCAACAGACTATTGATCGATACAGTTAGAAATCCGAATAGTGAAACCGACTTAAGCTTCTCTGCCAAGATAGCTCCGAATGAAGAAACGACAGCGAAAATATTTCCGATGGTGAGTGGAAATGTCCGTTCAGTTCCAGTTAAACTAGGTGACCGCGTAACTAAAGGACAAGTATTAGCCACTATGGGAAGTCCGGAAATGGCCGGATACGATAAAGAGGCGATCAGCTCTTCTGCCGAGTTGAGAAATGCAGCAAGAAGCATGAAACTTGCTGAAGACCTCTATAAAAGTGGCTTATCATCTGCCAGAGATCTGGAAGAAGCTAAAAATAATTACCTGGTTAAACAGGCAGAAGAGAAACGCAGTAAAGCAGTACTGAACCTGAATGGCGGAAGTGTCAATGGAACTTATACTTTGAAATCACCAATTTCCGGTTTTGTGATTGAGAAAAATGTGAATAGCAATATGCAGCTCAGACCTGACAATAGTCAGAGTTTGTTTACCGTAGCTGATTTATCTACTGTATGGGCACTGATTAATATCTATGAATCAGATATTGCCAGTATTAAAGAAGGTGATGAGGTAAAAATCGCCATCCTCTCCTACCCTGAAAAAGTTTTTACAGGTAAAATTGATAAAATTTATAATATCCTGGATGAAGACAGTAAAGTGATGCATGCCAGAGTAAGTATTCCGAATCCTGGTTATTTATTAAAACCAGGTATGATGGGAACGGTACAAATCGCCTCAAAATCTGATGTGAACTTGCCATCTATCAATGCGAACAACATCATTTTTGACGAGAATAAAAATTATGTCCTGGTACTGGATAAGGTAAAAAAAGTACGTATACAACAAGTAGAGATAGGGAGAAAATCGGGAGATAAGGCCTATATCAGTAAAGGACTACAACCAGGCGACCGTATTGTTGCCTCCAAACAGGTATTCCTTTATGAAAGCCTTAAAGACTAA